A region of Rattus rattus isolate New Zealand chromosome 7, Rrattus_CSIRO_v1, whole genome shotgun sequence DNA encodes the following proteins:
- the Ptgr2 gene encoding prostaglandin reductase 2 codes for MVLEKKREVLHLIPKAKRRVASNCLEQKKQLFNFITLPVNLGKNGNPVAENFRVEEVSLPDTINEGQVRVRTLYLSVDPYMRCKMNEETGADYLAPWQLAQVADGGGLGVIEESKHQKLAKGDFVTSFYWPWQTKAILDGNGLEKVDPQLVDGHLSYFLGAIGMPGLTSLIGVQEKGHVSAGSNQTMVVSGAAGACGSLAGQIGHLLGCSRVVGICGTHEKCLFLTSELGFDAAVNYKTGNVAEQLREACPDGVDVYFDNVGGDISNAVISQMNQNSHIILCGQISQYNKDVPYPPPLPPAVEAIQKERNITRERFMVLNYKDRFEPGILQLSQWFKEGKLKIKETVANGLENMGVAFQSMMTGGNIGKQIVRISEDSSP; via the exons atggtgctagagaagaagCGAGAAGTTCTGCATCTCATTCCAAAGGCAAAAAGAAGAGTGGCTTCCA actgtctggAACAAAAAAAGCAACTTTTTAATTTCATCACTTTGCCTGTAAATTTAGGGAAAAATGGAAACCCAGTTGCAGAGAATTTCAGGGTGGAAGAAGTCAGTTTACCAGATACTATCAATGAAGGACAAGTTCGAGTGAGAACTCTCTATCTCTCCGTGGATCCTTACATG CGCTGTAAGATGAACGAAGAGACTGGCGCTGACTATTTGGCCCCGTGGCAGCTGGCACAGGTAGCTGACGGTGGAGGACTTGgagttatagaagagagcaagCACCAGAAGTTGGCCAAAGGCGATTTTGTGACTTCTTTTTACTGGCCCTGGCAAACTAAGGCAATTCTAGATGGGAATGGCCTTGAGAAG gtAGACCCACAACTTGTGGATGGACACCTTTCGTATTTCCTTGGAGCTATAGGTATGCCCGGCTTGACTTCCTTGATTGGGGTACAGGAAAAAGGTCATGTATCTGCTGGATCTAATCAGACCATGGTTGTCAGCGGGGCAGCAGGCGCCTGTGGATCTTTGGCTGGGCAG ATTGGCCACCTGCTTGGTTGTTCCAGAGTGGTGGGAATTTGTGGAACGCATGAGAAATGTCTCTTTTTGACCTCAGAGCTGGGGTTTGATGCTGCAGTCAATTACAAAACAGGGAATGTTGCAGAACAGCTTCGAGAAGCGTGCCCGGACGGAGTGGATGTTTACTTTGACAATGTTGGAGGTGACATCAGCAATGCGGTGATAAGTCAG ATGAATCAGAACAGCCACATCATTCTGTGTGGTCAGATTTCTCAGTACAATAAAGATGTGCCCTATCCTCCTCCGCTGCCCCCTGCTGTAGAAGCAatccagaaggaaagaaacatcaCAAG AGAGAGATTTATGGTATTAAATTATAAGGATAGATTTGAGCCTGGAATTCTACAGCTGAGTCAGTGGTTTAAAGAAGGAAAGCTAAAG